The window GCCTGCGGCTACACAGATGTACATTTgagatatctatatatatacttagcCGAAAAAAGTTTACAATTtcgtaaatgtgcttaaataaaagaaaactcgtgACTTAGAAAATAAAACCAGACACTGGATTTAACTATGACATCATATGTGagtataagtaacaggagatttAACTATGACATCATTTGTGAGTATAAGTAACGTGTCTGAGCACATTGGacattatacatataaacatatctattatacattatatatattggaataacCGTCAatgcttgttttctttttaaaatagtttgctCTTTTgtcttatgtcacgtgaccatACTACTTGTTTCCTAGAAACCGaaaattctgtattgtttgagCTGGTTGCTAATGGAGACGAGTTCCAATGTGGTGTCGTCGCAGACTTTTGGAACATCAAATACAGAAGGATCTTTGATTCCCATCTGAATGTTGAAGAAGGATACGCTGTCTTCAATGGGGTCTGTAAATATATTGAAGCACAGTTTATTACGAATATAAATCACGCACAAAAAAGCGACAGTCAATTCTATTATGTCTATAAATATAGCTTAATAGGAaaatgatacatacatatatatatatatatatatatatatatatatatatatataatgctggTTTTACCCACGGCGCTGAATTATGATCGCCGGTAGTACGGGATTATGATCGTCGGTAGTACGGGATTATGATCGCCGGTAGTACGGGATTATGATCGCCGGTAGTAAGGGATTATGATCGCCGGTAGCGAGGAaatatagtaggtggttacaagtgcctccaAAATGAGGCTATTGGATGCTTTTGGATAATTATGGTGGTTGCTCACTTGAGTGAGATAACTGTAAACCTATACAAGACAGGGGTAATTGTAAATTTAAGCAGATGTGTTGACATGCAATTAAGAATCACTGTCCAAACAGTGGTGATATCTGGTGTTCTGGAAAGTTATGCATGTCCTGTCCCACTGGTGTCAAACAAACATACCAGATGAACGACATGGGCTGGCTAACCACAAAGTGAAAATACCAAGacgcaaaaaaacaacaaaaacagaaaaaacaaaacaaaagcaaacattaaaaacaaaaaccccaaccccaaaataaaaaacaaacccaaagaaacaacaacaccaaattCGTCCGTCTcatccaaaaaataaaaaaccatgaaacccataaaaattaaaagtaaaaaaaaaacaaaataataaataacaaatataaaaaaacccgcAAAAAAACCTatcgaaaaacaaacaaaaagaacaacaacacgtaaacaaaaacaataaagggacataacatacaataaaaaaaaacaataataaatttggtttttttttttttgttttttttaaaaacaagcacTTACTGCCTTGCGATATGCCGACAATTCTCTCTCCAAGTGGTATACACTCCTcggtgacaaaaacaacaatctgTAGATTGGTCTTATGTCCTTCCTGAACACTTATGAAGAATGAGTCGGACTCCAGTTTATTGTTGCCGCTCCCTACATGGAAATGTCCGCCGTACGTAGCGTTATctgaatgaaaaaacaacaacacaaaacaaaaaaaaacccacacaaacacaaaaaaaaccaaccaaacaaacacgTTAATTTAGAAACGTATGTACACTCGGTCAGTGTTTGCAAAGTTTGTTCGCAAAGCAGACCAACCAATTATATCACAAGAGTTAAAGCGTATTTTGaataaggacaccactagagcacattgattcatcgtcaaacatttggtcattctaacgcgtagtcagaggaaacccgctacgttttccTAATGctacacaatatattttatatgcacttttccacaaacaggaaagcacacaccacagcctggTGGGTAACGCGAACGAAACAtacatttgaatggatccaccgagatgattcgatcctgcgacgcaaacacctcaagcgagcactgaaaTGACTTAGCCCAATTCCCACCTCCTACACTCTTTGCAAAGGGTGTGCGGGGCCGTAACCCAGTGTAAAGCGTTAtagcttgatgcgtggtcggtctaaggCCCAGTCTGGTGGgctcagtgggctatttctcgttacagccagtgttcCACTATCGGGTGTATAAGCAAAggcctgtggtatgtactatcctgtagtGGGATGGCTGGTGTATCTATAAACGTATCCCACCTTgcgctaatcgaaaaaagaggTTAGTCCCAATGGAAGGTGAAAACAGTTGGTTTCATCTCCAATATCTGTGTTGGACTGCGTAAACAATATATACGTATGCCTGCGACTTTGTATAACCAcgtaaaacattaaattttttggtTGAGTGCGTactttatatatctatattacatGCCTTCACCTTTCCGCCTACCATCTACTTTGACAAGAGAAGCATTTTCAAGCCATAAATCAACACATAATTATTGACGTGTTATAAGGACCAATGGTCATGTTCATTTACCTTATTCTGTGCATGGTCCTTTAAGACCTATATAATCTCGTCACTATTTGGAGGAGGAAACAGATAAGCCGGATCGCGGAACGTTGTGTtaagataaataataattatgtacacaGTTATAATCAAACGTTAGACTGACAACCAACAAGTTTTAGGTTCGACAAGTCAGTGATTATATGAGCTTATTCTCAAAAGTTTCAAAGTGTAATACTCAGTATACGTACATGGTTATGcgatatataaattttgttaaaatgttgcGTTATTTACTGACACCATATGTGAAAATACGTTCATTTGATGTTAAATATCATTTGTGCGTGCGGGTTTTGTTACTCACTAGGATGCAAGCTTCTTGAAAAACGCATCTGTTTCTGGTAAATCCAATGATTTCCATCTCAGTACAATCTGATCCAACAGTGTATGCAGTGTCCTTGAAATCAAGGCAAAATTCGTTGACTTGATTGACGAGATATACGCAAATGTGGGTGTTGTCTACAAATGTCTTTGTCATCTGTCTCTCCTCGATGTATATCTGGctcgcactctctctctctctctctctctctctctctatcgtcCGTCTATGTCTTATGTTTATCTGTCTTtgttctctctctgtatatgtaCTCTCCTCTGTGTCTCTGTCATCTCTCTACTCTGTCTCTCATCTCTGGTCTCTCGATTATGTCTCATCTGTGTCTTCTGTCTCGATTAATCTAGGTGATGTACTCtcttctgtctctctttctcgctTTACCTCCGCCGTAATAGGTCTGCTCTCTATCGTCCAGtcttcactctcactctctctctctctctctactccgTATATATGTCTCTCTGTATTGTCTCTGTATCTTCTGTCCTCTCTCTCCAGTATGTCTGATCTCTCTCTTGTCtgctatctgtctctctctttacTGCTTCGACCTAAGTCTAGTATTAATCAGCCAATTGCACGAACTCTTTCGTCCACATGCAGTGTACTTGTGAAAAATGATAACAGCATATCTTATCGTGGATCTGTCATTAAAAGTATCTCTCGATAACTCTGCCTAAGTGTCTGGTTTAGTGATGCAGATACTTCTCTTATCGAGAAGGTTAATGGTCTAGTCCCATCGCCAGAAGAAAGTCTTTAATCTATGTCTATGTGTCTGCACATGGTTATTGATTTGAATGTGGAAACAATGTGTTCTCTGTCTCGTGTATCTGCAATATCATCTATAGAGATATGTGGCGTTTATTATGTCTCTCTCTGAACGTCTGTCTCTGTGTCGGTTGTTGt of the Gigantopelta aegis isolate Gae_Host chromosome 12, Gae_host_genome, whole genome shotgun sequence genome contains:
- the LOC121386142 gene encoding uncharacterized protein LOC121386142, translating into MTGCNQGGQKGTSRVREGERVQAENNATYGGHFHVGSGNNKLESDSFFISVQEGHKTNLQIVVFVTEECIPLGERIVGISQGNPIEDSVSFFNIQMGIKDPSVFDVPKVCDDTTLELVSISNQLKQYRIFGF